DNA from Limnohabitans sp.:
TATGGTATCTGGCTGGTCCTTTGGGCCGTGGCGGTGGTGGGTGTTTCCGCCTTTGCCGCGCGCAGCCGGGATGCCCTGATCGCACTGCTCGCGCTCTGGGCGCTGACCGTGGTGCTGGTGCCGCGACTTGCGTCCGAAGTTGTGGCGTATGCAATGCCCCTGCCCACGCGCATCGAAACCGACATCGCAGTGGGCCGCGACCTGGCTGCGATGGGCGACAGCCACAACCCCGACGACCCCTACTTCAGCGAGTTCCGCAATAAGGTGTTGGCGCAGTTCGGCGTCAGTCGTGTTGAGGATCTGCCGGTGAACTACAAAGGTGTGCTGGGCATGGAGGGCGAGCGCCTGACAAGTGATCTTTTCAACCGCTATGCCGAGCGTAGCTTCGCGCTCCAGGAGGCACAGTTGCAGCGTGTCGACGCCTTCTCGCTGACCAGCCCCGTGCTCGCCTTGCGTCGCATTTCCATGATCGCGGCGGGTACCGACTTGCACGCCTACCGCCGCTTCCTCGAACAGGCGGAGAGCCATCGCTATGAACTCGTGCAGCGACTCAACCGCATGCAGGCCGAGAAGCTGAACTTTGCGACCGACAAAGGCAGCCTGTCTGGTCGAATCAGCAATGAAAACTGGCACAACATCGCCGAGTTTCGTTTTGAGCCCGAGACGGCGTCCGCCGCCCTGCGACGCGCAACTCCCATGGCTGGCGTGCTGCTGGCGTGGCTAGCGGCACTTGTCGCACTGATTCTTATGTCTACGCGGCGGTTGGCTGCTGGTTTGCGATGAGCTGGCTCGCTCATGAATGGCGGCTCCTGAGTCGCTCGCGACTGGCACTCATCAGCTTAATGCTGTTGATGAGCTTGTCAGCACTGGCCGTGGTATCGGGCCTTTTGGAGCTGTCCCGCCAAGAACAGACGATTGCACGACTAGCCGAATTACAGGCAAAAGAACTCGCGGCACAACAACCCAAATTGACGCAGAAAGGCGATGCAGGAACGGTGGCCTACTATGCCTCCTTGGTTACTTGGGATGAGCCTGCGCCTGCGGCCTTCTTGGCCCTGGGTCTTCGAGATACGGCGCCCTATGTTTTGCGCGTGCGTGCGCTCGCGCTGCAGGCACAGTTGCACGAGGGCGAGGTGTTCAACCCCGAACTTGCGCTGGCCGGGCGCTTTGATTTCGCCTTTGTGCTGGTCTATCTGGCACCGCTGTTCCTGATTGCGCTGCTCTACGACCTCGTCTCGGGCGAGCGGCATGCGGGCCGACTGGCGACACTGATTGCCTTGACAGGCGGCGGACGCTGCCTCTGGTTGCGCCGCGCCGCCCTGCGTGCCGTGTGCGTGTTCGTCGCCCTGGCGCTACCCCTGCTGGCCGGCGCATGGGCAAGCAAAATGCCGGCTGTGTCTATGGTCACGGCCTTAGGCACCGTACTGGGGTACCTGTTATTTTGGACCGGGTTGTCGCTCGCGGTCGCCGCCCGAAGGGCCAGCTCGGTCAACAACGCCACTGCCTTGATGAGCTGCTGGGCAATGCTGACACTGGTGTTACCCACCATCGGCCATGCCGTGCTGGCGCAGGCCGTTCCGGTCCGTC
Protein-coding regions in this window:
- a CDS encoding DUF3526 domain-containing protein, which produces MSKTIRIAREEWRLLWRDRVAMIGVALLLILTAIAAFTAWEQRSAANQDRMRYQSQADREFEMQPDRHPHRMVHYGTFAFRPIQPLAAFDAGIDPYTGHTLYLEGHRQNSANFADVRQSSLMLRFGQLNPAFVLQVLAPLLLIFMGHAAVAREREAGTLRMLLAQGLRPGQLVAGKLLALIGVCALMLVPAALALAWIATTKTSPISLVLVMLFAYGIWLVLWAVAVVGVSAFAARSRDALIALLALWALTVVLVPRLASEVVAYAMPLPTRIETDIAVGRDLAAMGDSHNPDDPYFSEFRNKVLAQFGVSRVEDLPVNYKGVLGMEGERLTSDLFNRYAERSFALQEAQLQRVDAFSLTSPVLALRRISMIAAGTDLHAYRRFLEQAESHRYELVQRLNRMQAEKLNFATDKGSLSGRISNENWHNIAEFRFEPETASAALRRATPMAGVLLAWLAALVALILMSTRRLAAGLR
- a CDS encoding DUF3526 domain-containing protein, which codes for MSWLAHEWRLLSRSRLALISLMLLMSLSALAVVSGLLELSRQEQTIARLAELQAKELAAQQPKLTQKGDAGTVAYYASLVTWDEPAPAAFLALGLRDTAPYVLRVRALALQAQLHEGEVFNPELALAGRFDFAFVLVYLAPLFLIALLYDLVSGERHAGRLATLIALTGGGRCLWLRRAALRAVCVFVALALPLLAGAWASKMPAVSMVTALGTVLGYLLFWTGLSLAVAARRASSVNNATALMSCWAMLTLVLPTIGHAVLAQAVPVRQGVDLMLAQRQEVHGAWDLPREETMQRFFRTHPEWQKTAPLPSGFHWKWYFAFQHLGDESVAKQVAAYRAGLLARQRWTERLGWLLPGVGVQAVLHRVASTDLHAQLDYQDQVARFHTRLRSFYYPYLFNETRFDAQDFELLPRFQSRGADTKPLGGSLLALALLALAATLWGVRASRNAAASAIHQQGVN